Proteins encoded together in one Pseudomonas oryzicola window:
- a CDS encoding ABC transporter permease, with protein sequence MSTLRGLSNLLYRRPNLYLALLLIPPLTWFGAIYLGSLLNLLWQGFYTFDDFTMAVTPDLTLGNFAALFNPSNFDIILRTLGMALAVSLASAVLAFPIAYYMARYTSGKTKAFFYIAVMMPMWASYIVKTYAWTLLLAKGGVAQWFVQQLHLDALLQTVLAVPGVGGSTLSTSHLGRFMVFVYIWLPFMILPIQASLERLPPSLLQASADLGARPGQTFVQVILPLSIPGIAAGSIFTFSLTLGDFIVPQLVGPPGYFIGSMVYAQQGAIGNMPMAAAFTLVPIVLIAVYLCLVKRLGAFDAL encoded by the coding sequence ATGAGCACACTGCGCGGCCTGTCCAACCTGCTGTACCGGCGCCCCAACCTGTACCTGGCCCTGCTGCTGATCCCACCGCTGACCTGGTTCGGCGCGATCTACCTGGGCTCGCTGCTGAACCTGCTGTGGCAGGGCTTCTATACCTTCGACGACTTCACCATGGCGGTGACGCCGGACCTGACCTTGGGCAATTTCGCCGCGCTGTTCAACCCGTCGAACTTCGACATCATCCTGCGCACCCTGGGCATGGCGCTGGCGGTGTCGCTGGCCAGTGCGGTGCTGGCCTTCCCCATCGCCTACTACATGGCGCGCTACACCAGCGGCAAGACCAAGGCGTTTTTCTATATCGCGGTGATGATGCCGATGTGGGCCAGCTACATCGTCAAGACCTACGCCTGGACCCTGCTGCTGGCCAAGGGCGGCGTGGCCCAATGGTTCGTCCAGCAGCTGCACCTGGATGCCCTGCTGCAAACGGTGCTGGCGGTACCGGGCGTGGGCGGCAGCACGCTGTCGACTTCGCACCTGGGGCGCTTCATGGTGTTCGTGTACATCTGGCTGCCGTTCATGATCCTGCCGATCCAGGCCTCGCTGGAACGCTTGCCGCCGTCGCTGCTGCAAGCCTCGGCAGACCTCGGCGCCCGGCCTGGGCAAACCTTCGTGCAGGTGATCCTGCCGCTGTCGATCCCGGGCATTGCCGCCGGCTCGATCTTCACCTTTTCGCTGACCCTCGGCGACTTCATCGTGCCGCAGCTGGTCGGCCCGCCTGGCTACTTCATCGGCAGCATGGTCTATGCCCAGCAAGGGGCGATCGGCAACATGCCGATGGCCGCTGCCTTCACCCTGGTGCCGATCGTGCTGATCGCGGTATACCTGTGCCTGGTCAAGCGCCTGGGGGCCTTCGATGCACTCTGA
- a CDS encoding ABC transporter ATP-binding protein encodes MPLAVQFTQVSRTFGEVKAVDQVSIDIIDGEFFSMLGPSGSGKTTCLRLIAGFEQPTSGSIRIHGVEAAGVPPYQRDVNTVFQDYALFPHMNVLDNIAYGLKVKGVAKAERHSRAEEALAMVALAGYGARKPAQLSGGQRQRVALARALVNRPRVLLLDEPLGALDLKLREQMQGELKKLQRQLGITFIFVTHDQTEALSMSDRVAVFNRGRIEQVDTPRNLYMQPATTFVAEFVGTSNVVRGELAMALNGSPAPFSIRPEHIRLGDPATAGQHIQVSGLLRDIQYQGSATRYELQLDSGQLLAVSQANDRWQAQAQAWQPGQRVQAHWPREAMTVLQETEGR; translated from the coding sequence ATGCCCCTAGCCGTCCAGTTCACCCAGGTTTCCCGCACCTTCGGCGAGGTCAAGGCCGTCGACCAGGTCAGCATCGACATCATCGATGGCGAATTCTTCTCCATGCTCGGCCCCTCTGGTTCGGGCAAGACCACCTGCCTGCGCCTGATCGCAGGCTTCGAGCAACCCACCAGCGGTTCGATCCGCATCCACGGTGTCGAGGCTGCGGGCGTACCGCCCTACCAGCGCGACGTCAACACCGTATTCCAGGACTACGCCCTGTTCCCGCACATGAACGTACTGGACAACATCGCCTACGGCCTGAAGGTAAAAGGCGTGGCCAAGGCCGAACGCCACAGCCGTGCCGAAGAAGCCCTGGCGATGGTGGCCCTGGCCGGCTACGGCGCGCGCAAACCGGCGCAGTTGTCCGGGGGCCAACGCCAACGCGTGGCCCTGGCCCGCGCGCTGGTCAACCGGCCACGGGTACTGCTTCTGGACGAGCCGCTTGGCGCGCTGGACCTGAAGTTGCGCGAACAGATGCAGGGCGAGCTGAAAAAGCTGCAGCGCCAGCTGGGCATCACCTTCATCTTCGTCACCCACGACCAGACCGAGGCGCTGTCGATGTCCGATCGCGTTGCAGTATTCAACCGCGGCCGCATCGAGCAGGTCGACACCCCGCGCAACCTGTACATGCAACCTGCCACCACCTTCGTCGCCGAATTCGTCGGCACCTCCAATGTGGTGCGTGGCGAACTGGCCATGGCCCTCAATGGCAGCCCGGCGCCCTTCTCCATCCGCCCCGAACATATCCGCCTCGGCGACCCGGCCACAGCCGGCCAGCACATCCAGGTCAGCGGCTTGCTGCGCGATATCCAGTACCAGGGCAGTGCCACCCGCTACGAGCTGCAACTGGACAGCGGCCAGCTGCTGGCGGTGAGCCAGGCCAACGACCGCTGGCAGGCGCAGGCACAGGCCTGGCAACCCGGGCAACGGGTACAGGCGCACTGGCCCCGCGAAGCCATGACGGTGCTGCAGGAAACCGAGGGCCGCTGA
- a CDS encoding tellurite resistance TerB family protein: MNTRNLLDQLLKSGQQLLEKQGAAGKPGSTAGGLGGLLSGAGGGLLGGGALGLLLGSKKARKYGGKALTYGGLAALGVLAYKAYGNWQANQRLAASEPRTVDRLPPAQAEQHSQAVLRALVAAAKSDGHIDERERALIEGEFSRLDSDHELQHWLHDELNKPLDPAEVARAAQTPEMAAEMYLASVMMVDQENFMERAYLDELARQLRLDPGLRQELESQARLAAG; this comes from the coding sequence ATGAACACCCGCAACCTGCTCGATCAGCTTCTCAAGTCCGGCCAGCAGCTGCTCGAAAAACAGGGGGCTGCCGGTAAGCCCGGCAGCACTGCCGGCGGGCTTGGCGGGCTGTTGTCCGGCGCCGGTGGTGGTTTGTTGGGTGGCGGCGCCCTGGGCCTGTTGCTGGGCAGCAAGAAGGCCCGCAAGTATGGCGGCAAGGCGCTGACTTACGGTGGCCTGGCCGCGCTGGGCGTCTTGGCCTACAAAGCCTATGGCAACTGGCAGGCCAACCAGCGGCTGGCCGCCAGCGAGCCCCGCACCGTCGACCGCCTGCCGCCGGCCCAGGCCGAACAGCACAGCCAGGCCGTGCTGCGGGCACTGGTGGCGGCGGCCAAGTCCGATGGCCACATCGACGAGCGCGAGCGGGCGCTGATCGAGGGCGAGTTCAGCCGCCTGGACAGCGACCATGAACTGCAGCACTGGCTGCATGACGAGTTGAACAAGCCGTTGGACCCGGCCGAAGTGGCCCGGGCTGCGCAAACGCCGGAAATGGCCGCCGAGATGTACCTGGCGAGCGTGATGATGGTCGATCAGGAAAACTTCATGGAGCGCGCCTACCTGGACGAGCTGGCCCGCCAGCTGCGCCTGGACCCGGGCCTGCGCCAGGAGCTGGAAAGCCAGGCTCGGCTTGCAGCAGGCTGA
- a CDS encoding methyl-accepting chemotaxis protein, whose product MKNWTLRQRILASFAVIIAIMLLMIVAAYSRLVAIEVAEEAVGSDSIPGVYYSSMIRSAWVDSYVTSQQLVGLSNRREITSADMELFKGFEDRLKQHMVSYQATILTKDDQTRFDSFVQLEENYMKIVGQVLDAYRQHDYDGAQRLINEVLTPTWVDGRKHLTEVIEENRASAEAATNDIVNAVSTAKGSMVVSLLLAIIVAGICGLLLMRAISAPMQRIVHALDKLRSGDLSMRLSLERKDEFGAIESGFNEMAEALANLVAQAQRSSVQVTTSVTEIAATSKQQQATATETAATTTEIGATSREIAATSRDLVRTMTEVTSAADQASSLAGSGQQGLARMEETMHQVMGAADLVNAKLAILNEKASNITQMVVTIVKVADQTNLLSLNAAIEAEKAGEYGRGFAVVATEVRRLADQTAVATYDIEQMVREIQSAVSAGVMGMDKFSEEVRRGMFEVQQVGEQLSQIIHQVQALAPRVLMVNEGMQAQATGAEQINQALAQLSDASTQTVESLRQASFAIDELSQVAAGLRGGVSRFKV is encoded by the coding sequence GTGAAGAACTGGACCTTGCGCCAACGGATCCTGGCAAGTTTCGCCGTGATCATCGCCATCATGCTGCTGATGATCGTGGCCGCCTACTCGCGGTTGGTGGCCATCGAAGTGGCCGAAGAGGCGGTGGGGAGCGACAGCATTCCAGGGGTTTACTACAGCTCGATGATCCGCAGCGCCTGGGTCGACAGCTATGTCACCAGCCAGCAACTGGTGGGCCTGTCCAACCGCCGCGAAATCACCTCGGCCGACATGGAACTGTTCAAAGGTTTCGAGGATCGTCTGAAGCAGCACATGGTGAGTTACCAGGCCACGATCCTGACCAAGGACGACCAGACCCGCTTCGATTCCTTCGTGCAACTCGAAGAAAACTACATGAAGATCGTTGGCCAGGTACTGGACGCCTACCGTCAGCATGACTACGACGGTGCCCAGCGGCTGATCAACGAGGTGCTCACCCCGACCTGGGTGGATGGGCGCAAGCACCTGACCGAAGTCATCGAGGAGAATCGGGCCTCGGCCGAAGCCGCCACCAACGACATCGTCAATGCCGTGAGCACGGCCAAGGGCAGCATGGTGGTTTCGCTGTTGCTGGCAATCATCGTTGCGGGCATTTGCGGGCTGCTGTTGATGCGTGCCATTTCGGCGCCCATGCAGCGCATTGTGCATGCCCTCGACAAACTGCGCTCAGGCGACCTGAGCATGCGCCTGAGCCTGGAGCGCAAGGACGAATTCGGTGCCATCGAAAGCGGTTTCAACGAAATGGCCGAGGCCTTGGCCAACCTGGTAGCCCAGGCCCAGCGCTCGTCGGTACAGGTGACCACCTCGGTGACCGAGATTGCCGCCACTTCCAAGCAACAGCAGGCCACTGCCACCGAAACGGCCGCCACCACCACGGAAATTGGTGCCACTTCGCGGGAAATCGCCGCCACCTCGCGCGACCTGGTGCGCACCATGACCGAAGTGACCTCGGCTGCGGACCAGGCTTCCAGCCTGGCCGGTTCCGGCCAGCAGGGCCTGGCGCGAATGGAAGAAACCATGCACCAGGTGATGGGCGCCGCTGACCTGGTCAATGCCAAGCTGGCCATCCTCAATGAAAAGGCCAGCAACATCACCCAGATGGTCGTGACCATCGTCAAGGTCGCCGACCAGACCAACCTGTTGTCGCTCAACGCCGCCATCGAGGCGGAGAAGGCCGGTGAATATGGCCGCGGCTTTGCCGTGGTCGCCACCGAAGTGCGTCGCCTGGCCGACCAGACCGCCGTGGCCACCTACGACATCGAGCAAATGGTACGCGAGATCCAGTCGGCCGTATCGGCTGGGGTCATGGGCATGGACAAGTTCTCCGAAGAAGTGCGCCGCGGCATGTTCGAGGTGCAGCAGGTGGGCGAGCAACTGAGCCAGATCATCCACCAGGTGCAGGCCCTGGCGCCGCGCGTGCTGATGGTCAACGAAGGCATGCAGGCCCAGGCCACCGGGGCCGAGCAGATCAACCAGGCGCTGGCCCAGCTCAGCGATGCCAGCACCCAGACGGTCGAGTCGCTGCGCCAGGCCAGTTTCGCCATCGATGAGCTGAGCCAGGTGGCCGCTGGCCTGCGTGGCGGCGTGTCGCGCTTCAAAGTCTGA
- the ydcS gene encoding putative ABC transporter substrate-binding protein YdcS yields the protein MSVHKTALLGAMTGAVLASASLQAAEPPKALGPGEGRLDIVAWPGYIERGESDKAYDWVTGFEKETGCKVSVKTAATSDEMVSLMTKGGYDLVTASGDASLRLIAGKRVQPINTALIPNWKNIDPRLQNGGWYVVDKQVYGTPYQWGPNVLLYNTEVFKQAPTSWGVLFEPQNLPDGKPNKGRVQAYDGPIYIADAALYLKTAKPELGIQDPYQLNEAQYKAVLELLRQQQPLIHRYWHDATVQMSDVKNEGVVASSSWGYMVNGLKAEKQPVASTIPKEGATGWADTTMLHSEAKHPNCAYKWMDWSLQPKVQGDVAAWFGSLPAVPAACTGNELLGAEGCKTNGFDNFDKIAFWKTPQAQGGKFVPYSRWTQDYIAIMGGR from the coding sequence ATGTCAGTGCACAAGACCGCATTGCTCGGCGCCATGACCGGTGCCGTGCTCGCCAGCGCCAGCCTGCAGGCTGCCGAACCGCCCAAGGCCCTGGGCCCTGGCGAAGGGCGCCTGGACATCGTCGCCTGGCCGGGCTACATCGAGCGCGGTGAAAGCGACAAGGCCTACGACTGGGTCACCGGTTTCGAGAAGGAAACCGGCTGCAAGGTCAGCGTCAAGACCGCCGCCACCTCGGACGAGATGGTCAGCCTGATGACCAAGGGCGGCTACGATCTGGTCACTGCTTCGGGTGATGCCTCGTTACGGCTGATCGCAGGCAAGCGGGTGCAGCCGATCAATACCGCGTTGATCCCCAACTGGAAGAACATCGACCCGCGCTTGCAGAATGGCGGCTGGTACGTGGTCGACAAGCAGGTCTACGGCACCCCGTACCAGTGGGGGCCGAACGTGCTGTTGTACAACACCGAGGTGTTCAAGCAGGCGCCCACCAGTTGGGGTGTGCTGTTCGAACCGCAGAACCTGCCCGACGGCAAGCCGAACAAGGGGCGCGTGCAGGCCTACGACGGGCCGATCTACATCGCCGATGCGGCGCTGTACCTGAAAACCGCCAAGCCGGAGCTGGGCATCCAGGACCCGTACCAACTCAACGAGGCCCAGTACAAGGCCGTGCTGGAGCTGCTGCGCCAGCAGCAACCGCTGATCCACCGCTACTGGCATGACGCCACGGTGCAGATGAGCGACGTGAAGAACGAAGGCGTGGTTGCCTCCAGCTCCTGGGGCTACATGGTCAATGGCCTCAAAGCCGAAAAGCAGCCCGTGGCCTCGACCATTCCCAAGGAAGGCGCGACCGGCTGGGCCGACACCACCATGCTGCACAGCGAGGCCAAGCACCCCAACTGTGCCTACAAATGGATGGACTGGTCGCTGCAGCCGAAAGTCCAGGGTGACGTGGCGGCCTGGTTCGGTTCGTTGCCGGCGGTGCCGGCGGCCTGCACCGGCAACGAGCTGCTGGGGGCCGAGGGCTGCAAGACCAACGGTTTCGACAACTTCGACAAGATCGCCTTCTGGAAAACCCCGCAGGCCCAGGGCGGCAAGTTCGTGCCGTATAGCCGCTGGACCCAGGATTACATTGCGATCATGGGCGGGCGCTGA
- a CDS encoding CheR family methyltransferase: MNEQRFFRFLRERIGLDVESVGASMVERALRQRCVAVNATDLDDYWLRLQQSMEEQQALIEAVIVPETWFFRYPESFTALASLAHKRLAELAGARPLRLLSLPCSTGEEPYSLAMALLDAGIAPGAFLIDGMDISPSSVAKAGQAVYGRNAFRGSDLSFRERYFDAVDEGHQLHQRVREQVNLQVGNVLDPALSSRDGLYDFVFCRNLLIYFDLATQQRVFEVLKRLLHPQGVLFIGPAEGSLLARLGMRPLGIAQSFAYVRHEGSDAAQVAAPALPTRRRLPAQPTPGYSLPSAALPRPVRVLPAAVRPAPVREHKGEQASEVLASIARLANAGASERARAECQRYLAQFAPSAQVYYWLGLLSDTEGDAQQALSHYRKALYLEPQHPEALVHLAALLAAQGDLAGARRLQERAARVGRESER; this comes from the coding sequence ATGAACGAACAGCGTTTCTTCCGCTTCCTGCGCGAACGTATCGGCCTGGACGTGGAGTCGGTTGGGGCGTCCATGGTCGAGCGTGCGCTGCGCCAGCGTTGCGTGGCCGTGAATGCCACCGACCTGGACGATTACTGGCTGCGCCTGCAGCAATCGATGGAAGAGCAACAGGCGCTGATCGAGGCCGTCATCGTCCCGGAAACCTGGTTCTTCCGTTACCCTGAATCCTTCACCGCCTTGGCCAGCCTGGCTCACAAGCGCCTGGCCGAGCTTGCCGGGGCGCGCCCGCTGCGCTTGCTCAGCCTGCCATGCTCGACCGGCGAGGAACCCTATTCGTTGGCCATGGCCTTGCTCGACGCTGGTATTGCGCCGGGTGCGTTCCTGATCGATGGCATGGACATCAGCCCCAGTTCGGTGGCCAAGGCCGGGCAGGCCGTATACGGGCGCAATGCCTTCCGTGGCAGCGACCTGAGCTTTCGCGAGCGTTATTTCGATGCTGTCGATGAAGGCCACCAGCTCCATCAACGGGTGCGTGAACAGGTCAACCTGCAGGTGGGCAATGTGCTCGACCCGGCGCTGAGCAGCCGCGATGGCCTGTATGACTTCGTGTTTTGCCGCAACCTGCTGATCTATTTCGATCTGGCAACCCAGCAACGGGTGTTCGAGGTGCTCAAGCGCCTGCTGCACCCGCAGGGCGTGTTGTTCATCGGCCCGGCCGAAGGCAGCCTGCTGGCGCGGCTGGGTATGCGCCCATTGGGCATTGCCCAGTCATTCGCCTACGTGCGCCACGAGGGTAGTGACGCCGCGCAGGTTGCAGCTCCGGCCCTGCCGACGCGCCGCCGGTTGCCAGCACAGCCAACGCCAGGCTATTCGCTGCCAAGTGCCGCGTTGCCACGGCCAGTGCGCGTGCTGCCCGCGGCCGTCAGGCCAGCGCCGGTGCGCGAGCACAAGGGCGAGCAGGCGAGCGAGGTCCTGGCCAGCATTGCCCGGCTTGCCAATGCCGGCGCCAGCGAGCGGGCCCGTGCCGAATGCCAGCGCTACCTCGCCCAGTTCGCGCCTTCGGCGCAGGTGTACTACTGGCTGGGGCTGCTCAGCGATACCGAGGGCGATGCGCAGCAGGCACTGAGTCACTATCGCAAGGCGCTGTACCTGGAGCCGCAGCACCCCGAGGCACTGGTGCATCTGGCGGCCTTGCTGGCGGCCCAGGGCGACCTGGCCGGTGCCCGGCGCCTGCAGGAGCGGGCCGCGCGGGTGGGGCGGGAGTCTGAACGATGA
- a CDS encoding chemotaxis protein CheW has protein sequence MNDMQPRAARENNAKGVLYLQFRIQEQRFALSVHEVIEVLPRQPLKPIAQAPGWVAGVLAYRGQLVPVVDLAALSFGQPAAQRTSTRLVLVHYRGGLQLGLILEQATETLRCHPDEFQPYGVDSAEAAYLGPVRQDEQGLLQRIEVNDLLPDVVHQLLYPGEPTGMPT, from the coding sequence ATGAACGACATGCAACCGCGTGCTGCGCGGGAAAACAACGCCAAGGGGGTGTTGTACCTGCAGTTTCGCATTCAGGAACAGCGCTTCGCCCTGAGCGTGCACGAGGTGATCGAAGTGCTGCCGCGCCAGCCGCTCAAGCCGATCGCCCAGGCGCCTGGCTGGGTCGCGGGCGTCCTTGCATACCGTGGCCAACTGGTGCCGGTGGTCGACCTGGCGGCGTTGAGCTTTGGCCAGCCGGCCGCGCAACGCACCAGTACCCGGCTGGTGCTGGTGCACTATCGAGGTGGCCTGCAGCTTGGCCTGATCCTGGAGCAGGCCACCGAAACCCTGCGCTGCCACCCCGACGAGTTCCAGCCCTATGGCGTGGACAGTGCTGAAGCCGCGTACCTGGGGCCGGTGCGTCAGGATGAGCAGGGCTTGCTGCAGCGCATCGAGGTCAACGACTTGCTGCCCGACGTCGTACACCAGTTGTTGTACCCGGGCGAGCCGACAGGGATGCCGACATGA